The genomic region AACAAAGATTTATATATATAAAGCCTTGTTATATTACAGTAGAATATCTTTTATTTGTATTATTACCAATGATTATAGTTGTAGTGGTGAAATACCCAATAATATATAAGAACAGATATACAAGACTAAAAAAATAATCCAGTATGTAAAAGTATTAAATTCAATATCTTTGTCATTTCTGACAATGGTCACTATATAAAATTCTAAGTCATAATGATGTGGGTATCGTGTTGGTCGGTAAACCTTCCACTCCAACACCAAAGGGCTCTTTTAAAATTAAAAATAAAGCCCTAAATCCTGGTGGACCCTTTGGAGCTCGGTGGATGGGATTAACAGCAACTGGGGGTAGCTACGGTATACATGGAACAAACAACCCAAATTCCATAGGCCATGCTGCTTCTGCTGGATGCGTTAGAATGTATAATCATGATGTAATTGA from Serpentinicella alkaliphila harbors:
- a CDS encoding L,D-transpeptidase → MVGKPSTPTPKGSFKIKNKALNPGGPFGARWMGLTATGGSYGIHGTNNPNSIGHAASAGCVRMYNHDVIELYNTVPIGTIVNIYFNLEIALISYLILRLFLYVLELKFSYIFL